One segment of Leptospirillum ferrooxidans C2-3 DNA contains the following:
- a CDS encoding SAM-dependent methyltransferase has product MLGKEALQNPVHREARIHVIGMEPEGLSTEDLRFSGLFSRCSLLVGGDRQLKTLTGPLPPDIERLTIRGKMEPIIDRLRPFQEQSSSEVAVILASGDPLYYGIGSTLIRAIGKESLAFYPAPTLVQRAFSLLGLPWEQSTVISFHRPDSPEEIPHTGLGNLLAFYTDGSDGPRKVLLAIEKDPFLKKRLNEFTVLENIGLDGQTIRLFTPEKLDLLRETPFAPLNVVVVTLNPSD; this is encoded by the coding sequence ATGCTAGGAAAAGAGGCTCTCCAAAATCCCGTTCACCGGGAAGCCCGCATCCATGTCATCGGAATGGAACCGGAAGGGCTCTCGACAGAAGATCTCCGATTTTCCGGACTTTTCTCTCGCTGCTCTCTTCTCGTCGGTGGAGACCGCCAGTTGAAAACGCTCACCGGACCACTCCCTCCGGATATTGAAAGACTCACCATCCGTGGGAAGATGGAGCCGATCATCGATCGTCTCCGTCCGTTTCAGGAGCAATCCTCATCGGAGGTCGCGGTGATTCTGGCCTCCGGGGACCCGCTCTATTATGGAATCGGATCGACCCTCATCCGGGCAATCGGAAAGGAAAGCCTGGCTTTTTATCCCGCCCCGACACTCGTCCAGAGAGCCTTTTCCCTTTTGGGTCTTCCATGGGAACAATCCACAGTGATTTCCTTCCATCGGCCGGACAGCCCCGAGGAGATCCCCCATACCGGGCTTGGCAATCTTCTGGCCTTCTATACCGATGGCTCAGATGGTCCCCGTAAGGTCCTTTTGGCGATCGAAAAGGATCCTTTTCTCAAAAAAAGGCTGAACGAATTCACCGTCCTTGAAAACATCGGACTCGATGGCCAGACCATCAGACTATTCACTCCCGAGAAATTGGACTTGCTCCGCGAAACACCATTTGCCCCACTCAATGTCGTCGTCGTGACACTCAATCCTTCCGACTGA
- the cbiT gene encoding precorrin-6Y C5,15-methyltransferase (decarboxylating) subunit CbiT → MSRETLFGLPEEAFHFTVPRKGLITKTEIRVLSLSRLDLAPGLHLWDIGAGSGSVGIEAARLVPTLTVTAIEKDQEDFDCLIKNVSTFGLEERIRTIHGKAPEKLPRDPRPDRVFIGGTGGRLADLLDLSQELLPPDGKVVINLATFENISEVLDWTRDKGISPEIWQIQTGRGKTILGLHRIEAMNPVVIISFSPKKPETP, encoded by the coding sequence ATGAGCCGGGAAACCCTGTTCGGCCTGCCAGAAGAAGCTTTTCATTTTACGGTTCCCAGAAAGGGACTCATTACCAAAACGGAGATTCGGGTTCTCTCCCTCTCCAGACTGGACCTCGCTCCCGGCCTGCACCTGTGGGATATCGGCGCGGGCTCCGGATCCGTCGGAATTGAAGCCGCACGCCTGGTGCCGACACTCACAGTGACCGCGATCGAAAAAGATCAGGAGGATTTTGACTGCCTGATCAAAAATGTTTCAACCTTTGGACTCGAGGAACGCATCCGGACGATCCATGGAAAGGCCCCTGAAAAACTCCCCAGAGATCCCCGCCCGGACAGGGTTTTTATCGGTGGAACCGGAGGAAGGCTCGCAGACCTTCTCGACCTGTCACAAGAACTCCTGCCCCCCGACGGAAAAGTGGTCATCAACCTTGCGACCTTTGAAAACATTTCCGAGGTTCTCGACTGGACCCGGGACAAGGGGATCTCTCCCGAAATCTGGCAGATCCAGACAGGAAGAGGAAAAACCATTCTGGGGCTTCACAGGATCGAAGCCATGAATCCGGTCGTCATCATTTCCTTTTCACCCAAGAAACCCGAGACCCCCTAA
- a CDS encoding cobalt-precorrin 5A hydrolase, with the protein MESIPVLTTAKEKIAIITITRPGLEKAAALLKGLDATLYVSERYAGEAPEGAVIFDGVVKNLLPGLFDSYDGIILVMALGIVVRTIAPLIVDKKKDPGIVVIDVTGRFAISLLSGHLGGANALAREAGEILGAIPVITTGTDVRDTIAPDMMAKEIGADLTPFDLLKRVSSAIVDGDRVLVLNPEKIPFTQLSGTLKPNILLHGEWPDPMPLARAAIVISSSSAPPTDLLPVHVTIHPRVLAVGIGCNRGTSAKEIISLVEQTLEKANLSVSSIARFATIDLKKDEEGILETARFFNRPLEIYTREELSQIDSPNPSEVVRSHVGTPGVSEPAALLAIRLHAPFPDGSGELSIEKVKSENATMAVARWKAREATSES; encoded by the coding sequence ATGGAATCCATACCCGTTCTGACAACTGCCAAAGAAAAAATCGCCATCATCACCATCACCCGACCCGGTCTTGAAAAAGCAGCCGCCCTCCTGAAGGGGCTTGATGCCACACTTTACGTCTCCGAGAGATATGCCGGCGAAGCGCCGGAAGGCGCAGTCATTTTTGACGGGGTCGTCAAGAATCTTCTGCCCGGGCTCTTCGACTCCTACGACGGGATAATCCTTGTCATGGCCCTTGGGATCGTGGTGAGAACCATTGCCCCCCTGATCGTGGATAAAAAAAAGGATCCGGGAATTGTCGTCATCGACGTCACCGGCCGATTTGCCATCAGCCTCCTTTCAGGACACCTTGGAGGAGCCAACGCTCTTGCGAGGGAAGCGGGAGAAATCCTGGGAGCCATACCGGTCATCACCACCGGGACCGATGTCAGGGACACCATCGCTCCTGACATGATGGCAAAAGAGATCGGAGCCGACCTCACTCCTTTTGATCTCCTGAAACGGGTCAGTTCCGCAATCGTCGACGGAGACCGGGTTTTGGTGCTCAACCCCGAAAAAATCCCGTTCACACAGCTATCCGGAACACTCAAACCCAACATACTTCTTCATGGGGAGTGGCCGGATCCCATGCCACTGGCCCGGGCCGCGATTGTGATCTCTTCGTCGTCTGCCCCGCCGACGGATCTCCTGCCGGTTCATGTCACGATTCACCCAAGGGTCCTTGCCGTCGGAATCGGTTGCAATCGGGGAACATCCGCCAAAGAAATCATTTCCCTTGTTGAACAGACACTGGAAAAAGCCAATCTGTCCGTTTCGTCGATCGCCCGTTTTGCCACGATCGACCTGAAAAAAGATGAGGAAGGGATCCTTGAGACCGCCCGGTTTTTCAATCGTCCGCTGGAGATTTATACCCGGGAAGAGCTCTCGCAAATCGATTCTCCCAACCCATCGGAGGTAGTCCGGTCTCATGTCGGGACGCCCGGAGTCTCGGAACCGGCTGCCCTTCTCGCAATCCGTCTCCATGCGCCCTTTCCGGATGGTAGTGGAGAACTTTCAATCGAGAAGGTCAAATCGGAAAATGCCACAATGGCCGTCGCCAGATGGAAAGCCCGGGAAGCCACGTCCGAAAGCTGA
- a CDS encoding MarC family protein encodes MWQEFWLSFLPLFVAIDPPGILPLFIGLTGELEAGQRKQIARTAVLTAFMASVLFAVGGKILLDFLGLSIWDFSISGGILLLVLSISDLLKSQSQAAGSALSSPPTLPKSWGAVPMGIPLIAGPAVLTSSLILAKSHGIILVVGALFFNMAILYPLLSMSDVINKKIGVTSSAVAGKIFSLLLAAIAVRLIHFGILGLIRTTP; translated from the coding sequence GTGTGGCAGGAGTTCTGGTTATCCTTTCTACCCCTTTTTGTAGCCATTGATCCACCAGGCATCCTTCCTCTGTTTATCGGGCTGACCGGAGAGCTGGAGGCGGGTCAACGAAAACAGATCGCAAGAACCGCGGTCCTCACCGCTTTCATGGCGAGTGTCCTTTTTGCCGTGGGTGGAAAAATCCTTCTGGATTTTCTGGGGCTTTCCATCTGGGACTTTTCAATCTCGGGGGGAATCCTCCTCCTGGTCCTGTCGATTTCCGATTTGCTGAAGAGCCAGAGTCAGGCGGCAGGATCTGCCCTGTCCTCCCCGCCGACGTTGCCAAAATCCTGGGGAGCGGTTCCCATGGGAATCCCACTGATCGCCGGTCCAGCGGTGCTCACCTCTTCTCTCATTCTTGCCAAGAGCCACGGAATCATTCTGGTTGTCGGGGCTCTTTTTTTCAATATGGCGATCCTGTACCCGCTTCTGTCCATGTCCGATGTGATCAATAAAAAGATCGGGGTGACCTCATCCGCGGTGGCGGGAAAGATTTTCTCCCTCCTCCTGGCGGCGATCGCCGTTCGACTCATCCACTTCGGGATCCTGGGACTGATCCGGACAACCCCCTGA
- the cobJ gene encoding precorrin-3B C(17)-methyltransferase — protein MSNNAPLTPESPRGSLLLVGFGPGSEEHLTHRAKWAIEHAEIIIGYRTYIDLVRPLIQNKTIIQTGMTEEIERASQAVDLAFSGKTVALVSSGDVGIYGMAGLAYEVLADRGYTGTEIDVEVIPGVTALSACASILGAPLMHDFASISLSDLLTPWEVIRKRLRAAAEADFVIALYNPKSSKRVRQIEEAREIMMEVRDHDTPVGIVKSAMREGENIVISNLSEMLTHPIGMLTTILVGNSQTRIIAGKMVTPRGYQKKYNIHTGDRLTKSKTL, from the coding sequence ATGTCCAATAACGCACCCCTTACCCCCGAATCCCCCCGGGGAAGCCTTCTCCTCGTGGGCTTCGGGCCGGGATCGGAAGAACACCTGACCCATCGGGCAAAATGGGCCATTGAGCATGCCGAGATCATCATTGGCTATCGCACCTATATTGATCTTGTCCGCCCTTTGATCCAGAACAAGACCATTATCCAGACCGGGATGACTGAGGAGATCGAACGTGCCTCCCAGGCGGTTGACCTTGCTTTTTCCGGAAAAACCGTAGCGCTCGTCTCCAGCGGGGATGTCGGGATCTATGGAATGGCCGGGCTGGCCTATGAGGTTTTAGCCGACCGGGGTTACACCGGCACCGAAATCGATGTCGAGGTCATACCGGGCGTCACTGCCCTTTCGGCGTGCGCTTCGATTCTGGGAGCTCCCCTGATGCATGATTTTGCCTCCATTAGCCTTTCCGACCTCCTCACCCCATGGGAAGTGATCCGGAAAAGACTCAGGGCCGCCGCTGAAGCGGACTTTGTCATCGCCCTCTACAACCCGAAATCATCAAAACGGGTTCGTCAAATCGAGGAAGCCCGGGAAATCATGATGGAGGTCCGGGATCATGATACCCCGGTTGGAATTGTGAAAAGTGCCATGAGGGAAGGGGAAAACATTGTCATCTCGAACCTTTCGGAGATGCTCACCCACCCCATCGGCATGCTCACCACCATCCTCGTGGGCAACTCCCAGACCAGGATCATCGCCGGAAAAATGGTCACCCCGCGTGGCTATCAGAAAAAATACAATATCCATACAGGAGACCGGCTGACAAAGTCGAAAACCCTATGA
- the cobO gene encoding cob(I)yrinic acid a,c-diamide adenosyltransferase, with protein sequence MTDEALKKGLVIVHTGDGKGKTTAALGMAFRAAGYGMPVLIAQFIKGSWHYGELDAIKRFEGILTIRQMGEGFTWETKDPVRDREVAQKAFAWVREEILSGKYHMVILDEINIAMRYHYIDMEQVDALIDEKPPDLHLVMTGRNAHPRLIERADLVTEMKAIKHPYEKGIMAQKGVEF encoded by the coding sequence ATGACGGATGAAGCCCTCAAAAAAGGTTTGGTCATTGTTCATACGGGAGACGGCAAAGGGAAAACCACCGCTGCCCTGGGAATGGCGTTTCGGGCCGCGGGTTACGGAATGCCGGTATTGATTGCCCAATTCATCAAGGGATCCTGGCATTACGGGGAGCTTGACGCCATCAAGCGATTCGAGGGGATTCTCACCATCAGGCAGATGGGTGAGGGATTTACCTGGGAAACCAAGGACCCTGTCCGGGACCGGGAAGTGGCCCAGAAGGCGTTTGCCTGGGTCAGGGAAGAGATTCTTTCCGGAAAATACCACATGGTCATCCTCGATGAAATCAATATCGCCATGCGTTACCATTATATCGATATGGAACAGGTCGATGCCCTGATCGATGAAAAACCTCCGGACCTTCATCTTGTCATGACCGGAAGAAATGCCCATCCGCGATTGATTGAACGGGCCGATCTGGTGACCGAGATGAAGGCCATCAAACACCCTTATGAAAAAGGGATCATGGCCCAGAAAGGAGTCGAATTTTAA
- the def gene encoding peptide deformylase, which yields MALLKIARMGNPILRKIAEAVPLAEIETPAFQSFIDDLVDTMRDGDGLGLAAPQVHVSKQVVVVESIENERYPDAPSIGLLVLVNPVFKYMSKETRYGWEGCLSVDNLRGKVTRSRAVKLEALDRYGKKMLLDWEGFPAVILQHETDHLRGTLFVDRMKDMTTLCHLEEFSRYWVRKESDDEEDVV from the coding sequence ATGGCCCTCTTGAAAATAGCCCGTATGGGAAATCCTATCCTCCGAAAGATTGCCGAGGCGGTTCCGTTGGCAGAAATCGAAACGCCCGCGTTCCAGAGCTTTATCGACGATCTTGTCGACACAATGAGGGATGGTGACGGTCTGGGGCTCGCCGCTCCCCAGGTTCATGTCTCGAAACAGGTCGTCGTTGTGGAGTCCATTGAAAACGAGCGGTATCCCGATGCCCCTTCCATCGGCCTTCTGGTTCTCGTCAATCCGGTCTTCAAATATATGTCTAAAGAGACCCGGTATGGATGGGAGGGATGCCTGTCCGTCGACAACCTTCGGGGAAAAGTGACCAGAAGCCGGGCAGTAAAGCTTGAGGCTTTGGACCGTTATGGAAAAAAGATGCTTCTCGACTGGGAAGGGTTCCCGGCTGTCATCTTGCAGCATGAGACGGACCATCTCCGGGGAACGCTCTTTGTCGACCGGATGAAGGACATGACAACCCTTTGCCACCTTGAGGAATTTTCAAGATATTGGGTGAGAAAGGAAAGCGACGATGAAGAAGACGTCGTCTGA
- a CDS encoding helix-turn-helix domain-containing protein encodes MQKVSERIRNLRLEKKMTLRGLALAAGISPSALSQIESSQVSPSVATLEKITAALHLPITVLFDEPDEAGDPVLMPAQDRRRVYSAPSHATLEPLARGLSKKKMQPFLLRLDPGGEVGDYPYSGSEGEEFAIVLEGEILFEQSNRTYTLKDLDAVYFDPTKPHNWKNTGTGPATVLLVSSS; translated from the coding sequence ATGCAGAAAGTCAGTGAGAGAATCCGAAATCTTCGTTTGGAAAAAAAAATGACCCTGAGGGGGCTTGCGTTGGCCGCGGGCATTTCTCCCAGCGCCCTGTCCCAGATCGAGTCTTCACAGGTGTCTCCTTCCGTTGCCACCCTTGAAAAGATTACCGCGGCTCTTCATCTTCCCATCACCGTTCTTTTTGATGAACCGGATGAAGCGGGAGATCCGGTTCTGATGCCGGCACAGGACCGACGCCGTGTCTACAGCGCACCTTCACATGCCACTCTTGAGCCTCTGGCGAGAGGACTTTCCAAGAAAAAGATGCAGCCTTTCCTTTTAAGGCTTGATCCTGGGGGGGAGGTCGGAGATTATCCCTATTCGGGAAGCGAAGGTGAGGAGTTTGCCATTGTTCTGGAAGGGGAGATTCTTTTTGAACAGTCGAACAGGACCTATACCCTGAAGGACCTTGATGCGGTCTATTTTGACCCCACAAAGCCCCATAACTGGAAAAATACCGGAACAGGACCTGCCACGGTGCTTCTCGTTTCTTCCTCCTGA
- a CDS encoding carbon monoxide dehydrogenase beta subunit family protein: MSRYHMPIGESSFLTPAAAIEGVILPDPGESLVQGSIFNEEEALIIAADKILAAKNPTLFPGPLVIWNWSKESQEMAKAVRKLAEAGNMNIIPMTDYRPKYPKINPESEINPNHPNITIWHNAIDVCLFVGVHCHYSNIALKIIRGGTDCFTIALCSFSGDDEAHLTVRDVSPEKVDRLSQILRERKAHLLSASMK; the protein is encoded by the coding sequence ATGTCCAGATATCACATGCCCATCGGTGAAAGTTCTTTTCTGACACCAGCAGCTGCCATCGAGGGAGTCATCCTTCCGGATCCAGGGGAGTCTCTGGTTCAGGGAAGCATTTTTAACGAAGAAGAGGCTCTCATCATCGCGGCAGATAAAATACTTGCAGCCAAGAATCCCACCCTTTTTCCTGGTCCTCTCGTCATTTGGAACTGGAGCAAGGAATCACAGGAAATGGCCAAAGCCGTCAGGAAGCTTGCCGAGGCAGGAAACATGAACATTATCCCGATGACGGACTATCGGCCCAAATACCCCAAGATCAACCCGGAATCGGAAATCAATCCGAACCATCCCAATATCACAATTTGGCACAACGCCATCGATGTCTGTCTTTTTGTTGGCGTTCACTGCCATTACTCAAATATCGCACTCAAGATCATTCGCGGTGGAACCGACTGCTTCACGATTGCCCTATGCAGCTTTTCGGGGGATGACGAGGCTCATCTGACCGTTCGGGATGTCTCCCCGGAGAAAGTTGACCGTCTGTCCCAGATTCTGCGAGAGCGAAAAGCCCATCTCTTGTCAGCATCAATGAAATAG
- a CDS encoding carbon monoxide dehydrogenase beta subunit family protein — MKPYQVSRGPEGFLPPAAAMMGVTLPVEGQGSILGLRVFEDQAIEEAARQLAHAKVPTIFPGPLVLWGWNAQAIEMANAVAHVAETCGINIIPMPDYRPKYPKIDPEAEINPNHPNLTIWHNKIDVCLFVGVHCHYSNLALKIIRGGTGCYTIALCNFAGDEEANLTIRDLTSEKILKIGENIQKMKRDSRRF, encoded by the coding sequence ATGAAGCCATACCAGGTTTCAAGGGGACCAGAAGGATTTCTTCCACCAGCTGCGGCCATGATGGGCGTAACGTTGCCAGTCGAAGGGCAAGGATCCATTTTGGGGCTGAGGGTTTTTGAGGATCAGGCTATTGAAGAGGCCGCCAGACAACTGGCCCATGCAAAAGTTCCCACCATCTTTCCGGGTCCGCTTGTGCTCTGGGGATGGAATGCTCAAGCCATTGAAATGGCCAATGCCGTGGCACATGTTGCTGAAACATGTGGGATCAACATCATACCAATGCCGGACTATCGCCCAAAATACCCAAAGATTGATCCAGAAGCTGAAATCAATCCGAATCACCCCAACCTGACGATCTGGCATAACAAAATTGACGTTTGCCTGTTCGTCGGGGTCCATTGCCACTATTCCAATCTGGCCTTGAAAATCATTCGTGGCGGGACAGGCTGCTATACCATTGCCCTTTGCAATTTTGCCGGGGACGAAGAAGCGAATCTCACGATTCGTGATCTGACTTCAGAAAAAATTCTGAAAATTGGTGAAAATATCCAGAAAATGAAAAGGGACTCCCGCCGGTTTTAA
- the pyrF gene encoding orotidine-5'-phosphate decarboxylase — MRSSLKNRICLALDEPDVVRARSLLLAIGDMVGMIKVGPVLFMRSGMRFLEEISDRGIPLFLDLKWHDIPNTVFGAISGLSLPTLRLLTVHAQGGEAMIRAAREASDSLPGVSPLVLAVTLLTHLDDRELGRLGVSDRGAGVLGLGSLALESGAHGLVMAPGDLSSARNRFGGAPYLVTPGIRWEEGSVSGGGRKDDQVLAGSPKEALLGGSDLLVIGRPFLKSQDPKRLLEDLLSSV; from the coding sequence TTGAGGAGCTCTCTTAAAAACAGGATCTGTCTCGCTCTTGATGAACCGGATGTTGTCCGGGCCCGATCCCTTCTTCTGGCGATCGGAGATATGGTCGGAATGATCAAGGTGGGTCCGGTCCTTTTCATGCGGTCGGGAATGCGTTTTCTGGAGGAGATTTCCGACCGGGGAATTCCTCTTTTCCTTGATCTGAAATGGCATGATATTCCCAACACGGTTTTTGGTGCGATCTCCGGTCTATCCCTGCCGACACTCAGGCTTTTGACGGTCCACGCTCAAGGGGGGGAAGCAATGATTCGCGCGGCTAGGGAAGCTTCCGACAGTCTTCCTGGAGTCTCGCCGCTGGTTTTGGCTGTGACACTGTTGACCCATCTGGATGACCGTGAGCTTGGCCGGCTCGGAGTCTCCGACCGCGGGGCGGGAGTACTCGGACTTGGGAGTTTGGCCCTGGAGTCCGGTGCGCATGGGCTGGTGATGGCTCCGGGTGATCTTTCATCCGCAAGAAACCGTTTTGGTGGGGCGCCCTATCTTGTGACTCCCGGAATCCGTTGGGAGGAAGGGTCTGTTTCCGGCGGGGGCAGAAAGGATGACCAAGTCTTGGCGGGAAGTCCCAAAGAGGCACTTCTGGGTGGATCGGACCTTCTGGTGATCGGGCGTCCCTTTTTGAAAAGCCAGGACCCCAAAAGATTACTCGAAGATCTTCTTTCCTCCGTCTGA
- a CDS encoding 50S ribosomal protein L11 methyltransferase: MNEKGYRLLKVDVPSGEAQNVADWLVKKTKLPVLEQEVSGIVRLTASLERLDSLESLLVRESVKSMGAIEATDEFLPGEDWETLWKSQGFQRFLVNHWLSIIPEWDTDPKPATPFIRIHPHLAFGTGLHETTGKCLSLLVDYYPRVPVEGGKILDFGSGTGILGIAALVLGHGDFLVAVDNDPLAVEATLENLELNGLKQFSKTGLSPETPGDGSPFGNDGKFRLIIANVTGGVLVNWIPYLWELLEPGGAMVLSGISTRERKKVEEILPAPRSFHKAKKFHTFWLRKADF, encoded by the coding sequence ATGAACGAAAAAGGGTATCGCTTGCTGAAGGTCGATGTTCCTTCCGGGGAGGCCCAGAATGTAGCAGACTGGCTGGTCAAGAAAACCAAGCTCCCTGTCCTGGAGCAGGAAGTTTCCGGGATTGTCAGGCTCACGGCATCTCTCGAACGTCTTGATAGTCTTGAATCCCTTCTGGTAAGGGAGTCGGTCAAATCCATGGGCGCCATAGAGGCCACCGATGAGTTTCTTCCCGGAGAGGACTGGGAAACCCTGTGGAAAAGTCAGGGATTCCAGAGATTTCTGGTGAATCACTGGCTTTCAATCATTCCCGAATGGGATACCGATCCCAAGCCTGCAACGCCCTTTATACGGATTCATCCGCATCTGGCTTTCGGAACCGGACTTCACGAGACGACGGGGAAGTGCCTGTCGCTTCTGGTCGACTATTATCCAAGGGTTCCTGTCGAAGGGGGAAAAATTCTGGATTTCGGGTCGGGTACCGGGATTCTGGGCATTGCGGCACTTGTATTGGGTCACGGAGACTTTCTTGTCGCTGTGGACAATGATCCCCTTGCGGTTGAGGCGACTTTGGAAAATCTGGAGCTGAACGGTCTCAAGCAATTTTCGAAAACGGGGCTTTCTCCTGAAACCCCGGGGGATGGTTCCCCGTTTGGAAACGACGGGAAGTTTCGGCTGATCATCGCAAATGTGACGGGAGGAGTTCTCGTAAACTGGATTCCGTATTTGTGGGAGCTTCTTGAACCGGGAGGGGCGATGGTCCTGTCAGGGATTTCAACGCGAGAGAGGAAAAAGGTGGAAGAGATCCTTCCGGCTCCAAGATCCTTTCACAAGGCAAAAAAATTTCACACATTCTGGCTCAGAAAGGCGGACTTTTGA
- a CDS encoding thioredoxin-like domain-containing protein, whose protein sequence is MVLEKARSISFVLFLLFAGVMGVTPSLASDLPSFSGATGWINSPPLTDGSLRGKVVLIDFWEYTCVNCVRTFPVLKRWYRTYGPKGLVLIGIHTPEFSFARKENHVAYAVKKYHLEYPVAIDSDRRLWDRFHNHYWPAQYLFDRNGKLIFHTIGEGDDERMEAAIRGAIGVGAKALESSSAPDFPESMTPELYAGTERQSLSPPPGFVSGEPFVYPKGPVVSDNINLSGSWISTAEFVRPVFSGGHPELTLPYHAAGVRCVLRHEKGAKPVRILVFQDGKPVSRKVSGEDIRYDRKGESYLLLRAPRMYTLISHQSFGGHTLTLVPAGPAVRIYSFTFDPT, encoded by the coding sequence ATGGTTCTGGAAAAAGCCAGGAGTATTTCGTTTGTCCTGTTCCTCCTTTTTGCGGGAGTCATGGGTGTTACCCCTTCATTGGCCTCTGATCTTCCCTCCTTTTCCGGTGCGACCGGATGGATCAACAGTCCTCCTCTCACCGATGGCTCCCTTCGGGGGAAGGTGGTCCTGATCGATTTTTGGGAGTATACCTGCGTCAACTGTGTCCGGACATTTCCCGTCCTCAAACGCTGGTACCGCACCTACGGACCCAAAGGGCTTGTTCTGATCGGTATCCATACACCTGAGTTTTCTTTTGCCAGGAAAGAAAACCATGTCGCTTACGCTGTGAAGAAGTATCATCTGGAATACCCGGTGGCGATCGACAGTGACAGAAGACTCTGGGACCGATTTCACAACCATTACTGGCCGGCCCAATATCTGTTTGACCGGAATGGAAAACTGATCTTTCACACGATTGGTGAAGGAGATGACGAACGGATGGAAGCCGCTATCCGGGGGGCGATCGGGGTGGGGGCAAAAGCTCTTGAATCTTCTTCTGCTCCGGATTTTCCGGAATCGATGACCCCCGAACTTTATGCCGGGACAGAGCGTCAGTCATTGTCTCCCCCCCCCGGATTCGTTTCCGGGGAACCGTTTGTCTACCCGAAGGGGCCCGTTGTTTCTGACAATATCAATCTCTCCGGGAGCTGGATTTCAACCGCCGAATTTGTCCGTCCCGTTTTTTCCGGTGGACACCCTGAATTGACGCTTCCTTACCATGCCGCTGGCGTGAGGTGTGTCCTTCGCCATGAAAAAGGGGCAAAGCCTGTCAGGATCCTGGTTTTCCAGGACGGAAAACCTGTCTCCAGAAAAGTTTCGGGTGAAGATATCCGGTATGATCGAAAAGGCGAATCGTATCTTCTGCTTCGAGCTCCAAGAATGTACACGCTGATTTCCCATCAGAGCTTTGGTGGTCATACCCTGACGCTGGTACCGGCAGGTCCGGCCGTGAGGATTTATTCTTTCACCTTTGATCCCACCTGA